The following are encoded in a window of Brevibacillus sp. DP1.3A genomic DNA:
- a CDS encoding non-ribosomal peptide synthetase, with amino-acid sequence MSGQVLSGELVLAANQRTREEVYWLEKMSGEVATVAFPTDHSAFRKGERTTEGLPFELTGTLYEKISVLSKGSDHTLHIILTATLNLLLAKYTGERDFVVGTPIYRPKTDGQFLNTVLPLRTQIQAGNSFRDLLLQVRSTMLEAVEHQEYPIEVLLTKLNRPHLYEVSLVMENIQSPQHLDRLPAALNFVFTHRNGVVEATVEYNNSRYHEESVKRIVSHFITLLEKVLSNINADLTTLSLLSQSEVEALVVTYNATTTEYPADKTVAQLFEQQVENNFANLAVAAGDVSLTYQELNAKANRLARVLQSHGVCADSLVALIVENSADTIVGMLAVLKAGGAYVPIDPDNPVERKKFLLEDSQAVVILTQKHLLATQAVLFEAVESERLLLIDDLDMYADQDETNLAPVAGPSNLAYVIYTSGTTGKPKGVLIENQNAVNYLMFAAKHYVQGEKVDFPMFTSIAFDLTITSIFTPLLTGNTVIVYQDEHKERLLERVLEENRVGVVKATPSHLKLIKHRDWSNSSVKRLVVGGEDLKTELAREVIAAFGGNVEIYNEYGPTETVVGCMIHHYDESSDKRDSVPIGLPADNTDIFVLDADRNPVPVGVVGEIFIGGDGVARGYRNRHELTAERFITLPQGRVYRSGDLAKFLPSGQLEYMGRADNQVKINGYRIELGEIETQLLHLHEKYTPKDAVFHDITQQAYPEGVTYCTRCVLPSNYPKITFDEHGVCSVCRAYETYQPYTEKYFKTMDDFRKLVDANKGTDYDVLLLFSGGKDSTYVLYRLVNMGYKVLTFTFDNGFISEEAFTNIKNITKKLDVDHRVLTADQIKSVFVKSLKTYSNVCNGCWNALNGLGAQLAEETGCKVIISGLSRGQIFDMRLWGLFQLGIFDEQEIEEKLLLFRKGFHSRDNIFSKTLDVDLDCGFVETLHFVDFFRYDNTPTHQIREYLYEQGWVPPKDTGFCSSNCRINDIGIYVHLMNEGYHNYAAPSSWDIRFGIISREEGMQEITYKADANHVERVLKYIGYFQAPKIDDVVVATIRDSSGQEKLCAYVVAKDELEADWLREALAVELPWYMVPTYFVQLPSLPLTPNGKVDTKALPLPFVTAAANVEYVTPSNDVEVHIRKIWASVLSIDEGKIGVNDRFFDLGGNSYNMVQVNIRVNETFSKSIPVVKMYNYPTIHSLAEYLCSEEGIEVQELSDEQLEIMDDSLGLFGEVLHD; translated from the coding sequence ATGTCCGGCCAGGTTTTATCCGGTGAACTCGTGTTGGCTGCCAACCAACGCACTCGTGAAGAAGTGTATTGGCTCGAAAAAATGTCAGGGGAAGTTGCAACTGTGGCTTTCCCAACAGACCATAGCGCTTTCCGGAAGGGAGAGCGTACTACAGAAGGTCTGCCTTTTGAGCTGACCGGCACGCTGTACGAAAAGATCTCGGTGCTTTCCAAAGGTTCTGACCACACGTTGCACATCATTTTGACCGCTACCCTGAATTTGTTGCTAGCAAAGTACACCGGCGAGCGGGACTTTGTTGTCGGCACACCGATATACCGCCCTAAGACGGACGGTCAGTTCCTGAACACGGTCTTGCCGCTGCGAACACAAATCCAGGCGGGGAACTCATTCCGCGATCTGCTCCTGCAGGTACGCTCGACGATGCTCGAAGCCGTCGAGCATCAGGAATATCCGATAGAAGTCCTGCTCACAAAATTGAATCGCCCGCATTTGTATGAGGTCTCCCTGGTGATGGAAAACATCCAGTCGCCACAACATCTCGACCGTTTGCCGGCCGCGCTGAATTTCGTGTTTACGCATCGCAACGGTGTCGTAGAGGCGACGGTGGAGTATAACAACAGCCGCTATCATGAGGAAAGTGTCAAACGTATCGTCAGTCACTTCATCACATTGCTGGAAAAAGTCCTCAGCAATATCAACGCAGACCTCACCACTCTTTCGTTGTTGAGTCAATCGGAAGTAGAGGCTCTGGTGGTTACTTACAACGCGACAACAACCGAATATCCAGCAGATAAGACGGTTGCTCAACTCTTCGAGCAACAAGTGGAAAACAACTTTGCAAATCTTGCAGTGGCAGCGGGTGATGTATCGCTGACCTACCAAGAATTAAATGCCAAAGCCAACCGTCTTGCCCGCGTGTTGCAAAGCCACGGTGTCTGTGCTGACTCGCTTGTCGCACTGATCGTTGAAAACTCCGCTGACACCATCGTAGGCATGCTAGCTGTGTTAAAAGCAGGAGGTGCTTATGTGCCGATCGATCCAGACAACCCAGTAGAGCGCAAAAAGTTTTTACTCGAAGATAGCCAAGCGGTCGTCATCTTAACACAGAAGCATTTGTTGGCAACACAAGCAGTACTGTTTGAGGCAGTCGAGTCGGAGCGTTTGTTGCTGATCGATGACCTCGATATGTATGCTGACCAAGACGAGACCAATCTTGCACCAGTCGCGGGACCATCGAACCTCGCATACGTCATTTATACATCTGGAACGACGGGCAAACCAAAAGGGGTGTTGATCGAGAATCAGAACGCGGTCAATTACTTAATGTTTGCGGCGAAACATTACGTACAAGGGGAAAAGGTTGATTTTCCAATGTTCACTTCCATCGCCTTTGACCTAACCATAACTTCGATCTTCACACCACTCTTGACCGGCAATACTGTTATTGTCTACCAAGATGAACACAAAGAACGACTCTTGGAGCGAGTCTTGGAAGAAAATCGTGTCGGTGTTGTGAAGGCAACACCTTCTCATTTGAAGTTAATTAAACACCGTGATTGGTCGAACTCCTCCGTTAAGAGACTGGTTGTTGGCGGGGAAGACCTGAAAACTGAACTCGCACGTGAAGTGATCGCGGCCTTTGGCGGAAACGTGGAAATTTACAACGAATACGGTCCGACCGAGACGGTCGTCGGTTGTATGATTCACCACTATGACGAGTCTTCGGATAAACGTGATTCGGTGCCGATCGGGCTTCCGGCTGACAATACGGATATTTTTGTACTCGATGCGGACCGGAATCCTGTGCCAGTGGGTGTAGTTGGCGAGATATTCATCGGTGGTGATGGCGTTGCACGTGGCTACCGCAACCGTCATGAATTGACGGCGGAACGTTTTATCACCCTGCCTCAAGGTCGTGTCTACAGGTCGGGCGACCTCGCCAAGTTCTTGCCGTCTGGGCAACTCGAATATATGGGGCGTGCAGACAACCAAGTCAAAATCAACGGCTACCGTATTGAACTCGGTGAAATTGAGACTCAACTTCTGCATCTGCATGAAAAGTACACACCTAAAGACGCGGTGTTTCACGATATTACGCAACAGGCATACCCAGAAGGGGTGACCTATTGCACGCGTTGCGTGTTGCCTTCTAACTATCCAAAGATCACGTTTGACGAGCATGGTGTCTGCTCCGTTTGCCGCGCTTATGAAACGTATCAGCCATATACGGAAAAGTATTTCAAGACGATGGACGACTTTCGTAAACTCGTTGATGCAAACAAAGGCACCGATTATGATGTTCTGTTGCTCTTCTCAGGCGGCAAGGACTCTACGTATGTCCTGTACCGCTTGGTGAACATGGGGTATAAGGTGCTCACTTTCACGTTCGACAACGGCTTTATTTCCGAAGAGGCCTTTACCAACATTAAAAACATCACGAAGAAACTAGATGTTGATCACCGCGTCCTAACGGCGGATCAAATTAAATCGGTGTTCGTGAAGTCGTTAAAGACGTATAGCAACGTTTGTAACGGCTGTTGGAATGCCCTCAACGGACTTGGAGCTCAACTCGCAGAAGAAACTGGATGTAAAGTGATCATCTCTGGCTTGTCGCGTGGTCAAATTTTTGACATGCGTCTGTGGGGACTGTTCCAACTCGGCATCTTTGACGAACAGGAGATCGAAGAGAAACTGCTACTGTTCCGCAAGGGCTTCCATAGCCGAGACAACATCTTCTCCAAGACGCTCGACGTGGATTTGGATTGTGGTTTTGTGGAAACGTTGCACTTCGTGGACTTCTTCCGCTATGACAACACACCGACTCACCAGATTCGTGAGTATCTGTATGAACAAGGCTGGGTGCCACCGAAGGACACTGGATTCTGCTCGTCCAACTGCCGGATCAACGATATCGGCATCTATGTCCATCTGATGAATGAGGGCTACCACAACTATGCAGCCCCATCGTCTTGGGATATTCGATTCGGTATCATTTCCCGCGAAGAAGGCATGCAGGAAATCACATACAAAGCTGACGCCAACCATGTTGAGCGTGTACTGAAGTATATCGGGTATTTCCAAGCACCGAAGATCGACGATGTCGTTGTCGCGACAATACGTGACTCCAGCGGGCAGGAAAAACTCTGTGCGTACGTTGTAGCCAAAGATGAACTCGAAGCGGACTGGCTCCGCGAGGCGTTGGCAGTAGAGTTGCCATGGTACATGGTGCCAACCTACTTCGTGCAACTGCCAAGCCTGCCACTGACACCCAACGGCAAAGTGGACACCAAGGCACTGCCACTCCCGTTCGTGACAGCTGCAGCAAATGTCGAGTATGTTACTCCTTCCAACGATGTGGAAGTCCATATCCGGAAGATCTGGGCCTCCGTACTGAGCATTGATGAGGGGAAAATCGGAGTGAACGATCGCTTCTTCGATTTGGGCGGCAATTCATACAACATGGTGCAAGTGAACATCCGAGTCAATGAGACGTTCTCCAAATCGATTCCAGTCGTCAAGATGTACAATTACCCGACGATCCATTCGCTTGCGGAGTATCTGTGCTCGGAAGAAGGCATCGAGGTACAGGAACTGTCGGATGAACAGTTGGAAATCATGGACGATTCCTTGGGTTTGTTTGGGGAGGTACTCCATGACTAA
- a CDS encoding type I polyketide synthase — translation MSDERTGLEIAVIGMSGRFPKAKNIQEFWENLRGGVDALSTFTNEELLEFGVDPELLSHPDYVKKKGSLVAIEDFDASFFGYTPKEASYMDPQFRLFHEVSYEALEDAGYANETYKGRIGIYAGNTQNLFWMGHLLPHMQSPNDQFEIVSLNDSNTFSTRVAYKLNLRGPALTVQTACSTSLVAIHLASQALIAGECNIAIAGGASVVVPRKNGYLYEEGMLLSKSGACRAFDEEADGLVFGDGAGCVVLKMLDNAIRDGDHIYAVIKGTSINNDGSLKAGYTAPSPKGQMIAIRSAHHVAEVDPETITYVETHGAGSTLGDPIEFEGLKLAFNSDKKGFCALGSAKTNTGHLNQAAGVTGFIKTVLSLYHKELVPALHFKKANPKIDFENSPFYVNTELKRWERKGNTPLRAGVSAFGIGGTNAHVVLEEAPLRQVSGQGREAHLLTLSAQSDASLQTMTSELADFLELKADVNLADVAYTLQTGRNLFNYRRHLVVTNVQAAVEALRLETSDTRKVHTHFSREKNRPVVFLFPGQGSQYVNMGRDLYKQESVFRTELDRCFGILDHLGCSHLRNVLYPTGDVAAVEEEMNKTQNAQPLIFAFEYALAKLLLNIGIQPHAMIGYSFGEYVAACLADVFTLEDALMLIVARGNLMQRVPEGAMLSIPLSESKVLPYLTPDVSLAIDNGTSCIVAGTIDAIDALERRMKEARVLCMRVRTALAGHSLLMDEILEPFEQLVRSVKLRKPQRLYISDITGSWITEQEATDPMYWVRHIRETVRFAAGVEELAKSSNLVFLEVGPGRDLSSLIWRFMDEKKGHNIVDLIRNAQHQVSDSEHLLAKLGWLWAYGVTVDWNAFYKGTVRHRLNLPTYAFDRKRYWIDGSVAQAAKALRSKTVTSIGKQKDTTNWGYIPTWKRTAAPQEEESHDRVGWVFLTSQTSIGQDLTERFTKRGESVVTVGPGTQFAVHNDQRIVLNPANAQDYDALLKHLNQSEKRFYKIIHAWSLTEDTRTLSPKVVQDAQILGFYSLLYLAQAMDRVRTEHDYEITVITDGIHVVNGDEVVQAEKATLLGGVTVIPQEYPAIRCRSVDIDHVKRTAWQQKKLIDQLVKELSVPVRDLLVTYRRGARLVQTLEPVTLHFPQDNALQLREGGVYLVTGGLGTIGLLFAEYLVTRWNAKVVITGRASFPSAQEWDGYLATHPTEDATSQKICRLQALLENGGNVLVMEADVADEERMRMVVQKAEERFGKLNGVIHAAGIVGKKSFISIQETTPYHVEEQFQAKVYGILTLENVLHGKELDFCMLMSSLTSVLGGLGHIVYSAANLFVDHYVHRHNAEGDVRWIGVNWDFWLFEEDEAKQGSYFGKSATEFAMTPEEGLTVLEALLNGCEESQVLISTADLQARLDQWIRVESRDAEIARMSHTTGHSRPALSNPYVVARDELEQQIASIWESVLGFQKIGIEDDFLELGGDSVKVVSVVTAIHKKLNADIPLHEFFERSTIEKLADFIRQNRKAKQYEEIQPIAKQKVYPLSSAQRRLFILNQFDSTSTNYNTPLSMRLEGNLDYARMEAALAKLIQRHEALRTSFKILEGQPFQRVYDEVDFETVTTTADETDIDDVIAAFIRPFDLGVAPLLRVQLVQTGADVHFLLIDLHHLCSDGVTIEIIKREIAELYQGLELPPLRLQYRDFAAWQTAQLQSDEVKSQEQYWLKRFAGDVPMLNLPTDFPRPPIQTYTGERLKFELDASTVLRLKEAAQRQGATLYMALLGIYNILLAKYSMQDDVIIGSPIAGRTRLDLHGIAGNFVNMLAMRNHPTADKTFAELLGEVKKHAIDAYENQEYQFEDLVARLQLERLPNRNPLFETVLVMQNMEEGKVEFEGLRLTPYDISMKTSIFDLYLHAVEVGETVTLWLDFKTTLFKRQTVEKMTQRFVEITTQVAENPNRRIGDISFAHGLVEAKSAVPSIEFDF, via the coding sequence GTGAGTGATGAGAGAACCGGTTTAGAAATTGCCGTCATCGGTATGTCTGGACGTTTCCCCAAAGCGAAGAATATTCAGGAGTTCTGGGAAAATCTGCGGGGGGGCGTGGACGCTCTCTCGACGTTTACCAATGAGGAGTTGCTGGAGTTTGGGGTTGACCCCGAACTCCTGAGTCACCCGGACTATGTGAAGAAAAAGGGCAGCCTCGTCGCTATCGAAGACTTTGACGCTTCCTTTTTTGGCTACACCCCAAAGGAAGCAAGTTACATGGACCCGCAGTTCAGACTCTTCCATGAGGTTAGCTACGAAGCGCTTGAAGACGCAGGCTATGCCAACGAGACATACAAAGGCAGAATCGGTATCTACGCTGGCAATACTCAAAATCTGTTCTGGATGGGGCATCTGCTTCCTCATATGCAGTCTCCGAACGATCAATTTGAGATCGTCAGCCTTAATGACAGCAACACGTTCAGTACACGTGTGGCGTACAAGTTGAACTTGAGAGGTCCAGCTTTGACTGTTCAGACCGCTTGTTCGACCTCCCTGGTGGCGATACACCTGGCCAGCCAAGCGCTGATCGCAGGCGAGTGCAACATAGCGATCGCAGGTGGCGCTTCTGTCGTGGTTCCACGTAAAAATGGCTACTTGTACGAAGAGGGAATGCTGTTGTCAAAGAGTGGGGCTTGCCGCGCATTTGATGAAGAGGCAGACGGACTTGTGTTTGGTGATGGGGCAGGGTGTGTCGTATTGAAAATGCTCGACAACGCGATTCGAGACGGTGACCACATCTATGCGGTTATCAAAGGGACTTCGATAAACAACGACGGAAGCCTCAAGGCTGGCTACACCGCGCCATCGCCAAAAGGACAGATGATTGCCATTCGTTCCGCCCATCATGTTGCCGAAGTTGATCCTGAAACGATCACTTACGTCGAGACACACGGAGCGGGTTCGACGCTCGGTGACCCGATTGAGTTTGAAGGTCTGAAACTTGCTTTCAACTCCGACAAAAAGGGATTTTGCGCTTTGGGATCAGCTAAGACCAACACTGGACATCTCAACCAAGCTGCAGGCGTCACCGGATTCATCAAAACGGTGCTCTCCTTATATCACAAAGAACTGGTACCGGCTCTTCATTTTAAGAAGGCGAATCCAAAAATCGACTTCGAGAATAGCCCATTTTACGTGAACACCGAACTCAAACGGTGGGAAAGAAAGGGGAACACGCCATTACGTGCAGGTGTGAGTGCGTTTGGGATCGGCGGAACAAATGCGCACGTCGTACTTGAAGAAGCCCCACTACGTCAGGTATCCGGACAAGGTCGAGAAGCCCATCTCCTAACCCTTTCTGCTCAATCGGATGCATCGCTTCAGACCATGACATCCGAGTTGGCCGATTTCTTGGAATTAAAAGCGGACGTAAATCTAGCGGACGTGGCGTATACACTTCAAACGGGACGTAACTTGTTCAACTATCGTCGTCATTTAGTGGTCACGAACGTGCAAGCAGCGGTAGAGGCTCTACGTTTAGAGACTTCAGACACACGTAAGGTACATACCCATTTTTCCCGCGAAAAGAATCGTCCAGTCGTCTTCCTGTTCCCTGGTCAAGGGTCGCAGTACGTCAACATGGGACGGGACTTGTATAAGCAAGAGTCGGTATTCCGCACTGAACTCGACCGCTGTTTCGGGATTCTGGATCATTTGGGATGTTCACACCTGCGAAATGTGTTGTACCCAACTGGAGATGTAGCGGCAGTAGAGGAAGAAATGAACAAGACGCAGAATGCTCAACCGCTGATTTTTGCATTTGAATACGCACTCGCCAAACTGTTGCTGAATATAGGTATTCAACCTCACGCAATGATTGGGTATAGCTTCGGTGAGTACGTGGCAGCCTGCCTCGCAGACGTGTTTACATTAGAAGATGCGTTAATGTTGATCGTTGCTCGTGGTAACTTAATGCAACGTGTTCCAGAGGGAGCGATGCTTTCAATCCCGCTGTCCGAATCAAAAGTACTGCCTTATCTGACCCCTGATGTATCGCTTGCAATCGACAACGGAACGTCCTGTATTGTTGCAGGGACCATCGACGCGATTGACGCATTGGAACGTCGTATGAAGGAAGCTCGCGTGCTCTGCATGCGTGTGAGAACGGCGCTCGCAGGTCACTCCCTTTTGATGGACGAAATTTTGGAACCTTTTGAACAGTTGGTGCGAAGCGTTAAGCTCCGCAAACCACAACGCCTGTATATCTCCGACATTACCGGAAGCTGGATCACCGAACAGGAAGCGACGGATCCTATGTACTGGGTTCGCCATATACGCGAGACGGTACGCTTCGCAGCGGGAGTAGAAGAACTGGCTAAGTCTTCAAATCTTGTCTTCCTGGAAGTAGGACCAGGCCGGGACTTGTCTAGTTTGATTTGGCGTTTCATGGATGAAAAGAAGGGTCATAACATAGTCGATCTCATTCGTAATGCACAACATCAAGTATCCGACAGCGAACATTTGCTGGCGAAGCTCGGTTGGCTGTGGGCATATGGGGTGACGGTGGATTGGAATGCATTTTACAAAGGTACAGTCCGACATCGACTCAACCTGCCAACGTATGCGTTTGACCGCAAACGCTATTGGATCGATGGCTCTGTTGCCCAAGCGGCAAAGGCATTGCGATCCAAAACCGTCACCAGCATAGGGAAACAAAAAGACACGACGAACTGGGGTTACATCCCGACGTGGAAACGCACGGCTGCCCCCCAAGAGGAAGAGAGTCATGATCGAGTAGGCTGGGTGTTTCTCACGAGCCAGACAAGCATAGGTCAAGACCTTACCGAGCGTTTCACTAAGCGGGGAGAATCGGTTGTGACTGTTGGGCCTGGAACGCAGTTTGCTGTGCACAACGATCAGAGAATCGTGCTGAACCCAGCGAATGCGCAAGACTACGACGCACTTCTGAAGCATCTGAACCAGTCTGAAAAGAGATTCTACAAAATTATCCATGCGTGGAGCTTGACGGAAGATACTCGAACCTTGAGTCCAAAAGTCGTACAGGATGCACAGATCCTCGGTTTTTACAGCCTGTTGTATCTGGCTCAAGCGATGGACCGTGTCCGTACAGAGCATGACTATGAAATTACCGTCATCACCGACGGCATCCATGTGGTCAACGGAGATGAGGTCGTGCAGGCGGAAAAAGCGACACTGCTCGGCGGCGTCACGGTCATTCCGCAGGAGTATCCAGCCATTCGTTGCCGCAGCGTAGACATCGACCATGTCAAGCGCACAGCATGGCAACAGAAAAAGCTCATTGATCAACTGGTTAAAGAGTTGTCTGTACCTGTACGCGATCTGTTGGTTACGTATCGCAGAGGTGCACGCTTGGTGCAGACGTTGGAACCTGTAACACTCCATTTTCCGCAAGATAACGCCTTGCAACTGCGCGAAGGAGGTGTCTATTTGGTCACCGGCGGGCTTGGTACGATCGGTCTCTTGTTTGCGGAGTACTTGGTCACCCGCTGGAACGCAAAAGTCGTAATCACGGGTCGTGCCTCCTTCCCTTCCGCTCAGGAGTGGGATGGCTATCTGGCGACTCATCCAACAGAGGATGCGACCTCTCAAAAAATTTGCCGTTTGCAAGCGTTGTTAGAGAACGGCGGAAACGTACTCGTAATGGAAGCGGATGTCGCTGATGAAGAGCGGATGCGAATGGTGGTACAGAAGGCAGAGGAACGCTTTGGGAAATTGAATGGTGTGATCCATGCGGCTGGTATCGTCGGGAAAAAGTCGTTCATCTCGATCCAAGAAACAACACCATACCATGTTGAGGAGCAATTCCAAGCAAAGGTGTACGGGATTCTTACGCTGGAGAACGTATTGCATGGTAAAGAGCTCGACTTCTGTATGTTGATGTCCTCTTTGACTTCCGTATTAGGTGGTCTGGGGCACATCGTCTACTCCGCTGCCAACCTGTTCGTTGATCATTACGTTCACCGTCATAATGCAGAAGGAGACGTTCGCTGGATCGGCGTGAACTGGGATTTCTGGCTGTTTGAAGAGGATGAAGCGAAGCAAGGCTCGTACTTTGGCAAAAGTGCAACAGAGTTTGCGATGACACCAGAGGAGGGTCTGACGGTTCTGGAAGCCCTGCTCAATGGTTGTGAAGAGAGCCAAGTTCTGATCTCGACAGCCGATCTGCAAGCACGACTCGATCAATGGATTCGGGTGGAATCCCGCGATGCTGAGATTGCTCGCATGTCACATACGACAGGCCATTCTCGTCCAGCCCTTTCGAATCCATATGTCGTAGCGCGTGACGAACTTGAACAACAGATTGCGTCGATTTGGGAAAGTGTCCTCGGCTTCCAGAAGATCGGGATCGAAGATGATTTCCTCGAGCTGGGAGGCGACTCTGTCAAGGTTGTGTCTGTCGTCACTGCGATCCATAAAAAGCTCAACGCCGATATCCCACTGCATGAGTTTTTTGAACGTTCGACGATTGAAAAGCTGGCAGATTTCATACGCCAGAATCGCAAGGCTAAGCAATACGAAGAGATCCAACCGATCGCAAAACAGAAGGTCTACCCGCTGTCTTCTGCTCAGCGTCGCCTGTTTATCCTGAACCAATTCGACAGCACCAGCACGAATTACAACACACCGCTGTCGATGCGTCTGGAAGGGAATCTCGACTATGCACGCATGGAGGCGGCCCTTGCAAAATTGATCCAACGTCATGAAGCACTCCGCACCTCGTTTAAGATTTTGGAGGGACAACCTTTTCAGCGCGTGTATGACGAAGTTGATTTTGAGACCGTGACAACCACAGCTGATGAGACGGATATAGATGACGTCATTGCTGCTTTCATCCGTCCATTTGATCTCGGAGTGGCTCCGCTGCTGCGGGTTCAATTGGTACAGACGGGGGCAGATGTACACTTCTTGCTGATCGACCTGCATCATCTATGCTCAGACGGCGTGACCATCGAAATCATCAAGCGTGAGATCGCTGAACTGTATCAAGGTCTCGAGTTGCCGCCATTGCGATTGCAATACCGTGATTTTGCGGCATGGCAAACGGCACAACTGCAAAGTGACGAGGTCAAGAGTCAGGAGCAGTATTGGTTGAAACGTTTCGCGGGAGACGTGCCGATGCTGAACCTGCCAACCGATTTCCCACGCCCGCCGATTCAAACCTATACGGGGGAACGTTTGAAATTTGAACTGGATGCCTCAACTGTACTTCGCCTGAAAGAGGCGGCACAACGTCAAGGTGCAACGCTGTATATGGCTCTGCTTGGCATTTATAACATCCTGCTCGCAAAATACTCCATGCAGGACGATGTGATCATCGGCTCGCCAATCGCGGGACGAACGCGCCTTGACCTGCATGGGATTGCCGGAAATTTTGTGAACATGCTCGCGATGCGTAACCATCCGACAGCCGATAAGACGTTTGCCGAACTGCTCGGAGAAGTGAAGAAACATGCAATTGATGCTTATGAAAACCAAGAGTATCAATTCGAAGACCTCGTGGCACGTTTGCAACTCGAGCGTTTGCCAAACCGCAACCCACTTTTCGAGACTGTGTTGGTTATGCAGAATATGGAAGAGGGCAAGGTCGAGTTCGAAGGTCTGCGTCTTACACCTTATGACATCTCCATGAAGACCTCCATCTTCGATCTCTACCTACATGCAGTGGAGGTTGGAGAGACCGTTACGCTTTGGCTTGATTTCAAAACCACGCTGTTCAAGCGGCAGACCGTTGAAAAAATGACACAACGCTTCGTCGAAATCACAACTCAAGTCGCAGAAAATCCAAATCGACGAATCGGAGACATCTCGTTTGCCCACGGTCTTGTGGAAGCAAAGAGTGCCGTTCCGTCGATCGAGTTTGATTTTTAA